From the genome of Paraburkholderia aromaticivorans, one region includes:
- a CDS encoding LysR family transcriptional regulator has protein sequence MERLREMEVFVAIVDRGSFTGAAEKFGMSAGAVSRAVSSLESRLGTHLLARTTRSVRPTDAGMAYLEACRKVLDTITDAEANIAADQLNPVGTLTVSAPVLFGQRYVAPLVNAFALRYPDVGIKAVYVDRTTRLLEEGVDIAIRVGHLGDSSAFAIPLGFVRRCTYAAPSYLAVHGEPLHPKDLANHHCVSFTGVSLPLEWVYNENGSRLPVRLRPRMIVDLGPAAVLAAVDGVGIIQLLSYQAAPEVLDGKLRPVLTSFEPESIPVSLLHVERRSSSGKIRAFVDFVTGTLRKNAHLQGVDATAMRTSR, from the coding sequence ATGGAAAGATTGCGTGAGATGGAGGTGTTCGTCGCCATTGTCGACCGGGGCAGCTTTACCGGCGCGGCCGAAAAATTCGGCATGTCGGCCGGCGCGGTCTCGCGGGCGGTCAGTTCGCTGGAGTCCCGTCTCGGTACGCATCTGCTCGCCCGGACGACGCGATCGGTTCGTCCAACGGACGCAGGTATGGCATACCTCGAAGCCTGCAGGAAGGTGCTGGACACCATCACGGATGCGGAAGCCAACATTGCCGCCGATCAGCTCAATCCCGTAGGGACGTTGACCGTTTCCGCACCAGTGCTGTTCGGCCAGCGCTATGTCGCTCCGCTGGTCAACGCCTTCGCACTGCGTTATCCGGACGTCGGCATCAAGGCGGTGTACGTCGATCGAACTACGCGGCTTCTGGAGGAAGGCGTCGATATCGCGATCCGTGTCGGCCATCTCGGGGATTCCTCGGCGTTCGCGATTCCGTTAGGGTTCGTGCGGCGTTGCACGTATGCGGCTCCCTCTTATCTTGCCGTGCATGGGGAACCGCTTCACCCCAAAGATCTGGCCAATCACCATTGCGTATCTTTCACGGGCGTCTCGCTTCCGCTCGAATGGGTGTACAACGAAAACGGTTCGAGGTTACCGGTCAGGCTGCGGCCGCGAATGATCGTCGACCTCGGCCCCGCTGCTGTTCTCGCGGCCGTCGACGGAGTGGGGATAATCCAGTTGCTGTCGTATCAAGCGGCTCCCGAGGTACTTGACGGCAAGCTCCGACCCGTCCTGACGTCGTTCGAGCCCGAGTCGATCCCGGTGAGCCTGCTTCATGTGGAGCGACGAAGCAGCAGCGGCAAGATTCGCGCCTTCGTGGATTTCGTGACGGGGACATTGCGCAAGAACGCGCACCTTCAAGGCGTGGACGCTACCGCAATGCGAACCTCGCGGTAG
- a CDS encoding antibiotic biosynthesis monooxygenase family protein: protein MFSAMLEVNPKPEQFDAYLGMAGMLRPELEKIEGFIDNTRYASLTREGWLLSLSSWRDEKSLVRWRTTTSHHKIQQAARDRVFADYRLRIGQVVSDNQVPAGQVLREQRLDVTETGRGTAVTLLDAARSPEWLEQTDAEGVAKSLGVDTSAPGLVSWDVFEALMTPGDVIAVVTWRNQAAVEAFERDARKADGLRQRSIRIVREYGMFDRREAPQYFEEVQRKL, encoded by the coding sequence ATGTTCTCCGCCATGCTTGAAGTTAACCCGAAGCCCGAACAGTTCGACGCCTATCTCGGCATGGCCGGCATGCTGCGGCCCGAACTCGAGAAGATCGAAGGCTTCATCGACAACACGCGCTATGCGAGTCTCACCCGCGAAGGCTGGCTTCTTTCGCTGTCGAGCTGGCGTGACGAGAAGTCGCTCGTGCGCTGGCGCACCACCACGTCGCATCACAAGATACAGCAGGCTGCGCGCGATCGCGTCTTCGCCGACTATCGCCTGCGCATCGGCCAGGTTGTCAGCGATAACCAGGTGCCTGCCGGACAGGTCCTGCGTGAGCAGCGCCTGGATGTCACCGAAACGGGCCGTGGCACCGCCGTGACGCTGCTCGATGCGGCACGCTCGCCGGAGTGGCTCGAGCAGACTGACGCCGAAGGGGTGGCGAAATCACTCGGCGTCGATACGAGCGCACCCGGCCTCGTCTCGTGGGACGTATTCGAGGCACTGATGACACCGGGCGACGTGATCGCGGTGGTGACGTGGCGCAATCAGGCGGCAGTTGAAGCGTTCGAGCGCGATGCGCGGAAGGCGGATGGCTTGCGCCAGCGGAGTATCCGCATCGTCCGTGAGTACGGCATGTTCGATCGCCGCGAAGCGCCGCAATACTTCGAAGAGGTGCAGCGCAAGCTCTAA
- the mug gene encoding G/U mismatch-specific DNA glycosylase — MTDADSPQSLPDILAPGLPLIFVGINPGIRAASTGHHFAGRGNRFWRVMHLAGFTPGQIRPEDDRTVLRYGYGLTAVVSRPTARAADLSRSELELAGDDFRRKVERYAPRHVAFLGKMALAAISGTRSIHWGLQTEPFGGACAWVLPNPSGLNRAFDLDALVVAYREVRIAVASTP, encoded by the coding sequence GTGACTGACGCCGACTCTCCTCAATCCCTTCCCGATATCCTTGCACCCGGCTTGCCGCTCATATTCGTCGGAATCAATCCGGGTATCCGTGCGGCATCAACGGGCCACCACTTTGCGGGCAGAGGCAACCGGTTCTGGCGGGTGATGCATCTGGCGGGTTTTACTCCCGGACAGATTCGGCCCGAAGACGACCGCACGGTTCTTCGCTATGGCTACGGTCTTACCGCGGTGGTCTCGCGGCCAACCGCGCGCGCCGCCGATCTGTCGCGATCGGAGCTCGAACTGGCCGGTGATGATTTTCGGCGCAAGGTCGAGCGGTACGCGCCGCGGCATGTTGCTTTCCTCGGAAAAATGGCGCTTGCGGCGATCTCCGGCACACGTTCCATCCATTGGGGACTGCAAACAGAGCCATTCGGCGGCGCATGTGCGTGGGTGTTACCCAATCCGAGCGGACTGAACAGGGCATTCGACCTCGATGCGCTGGTTGTCGCCTACCGCGAGGTTCGCATTGCGGTAGCGTCCACGCCTTGA